A region of Vigna radiata var. radiata cultivar VC1973A chromosome 6, Vradiata_ver6, whole genome shotgun sequence DNA encodes the following proteins:
- the LOC106762935 gene encoding allene oxide synthase 1, chloroplastic: MASSSSSTLSSPFLGLEFPSARKQRSSNYIPFIRASVSEKPPPAVSVTSPEPTKLPIRKIPGDWGLPVIGPLKDRQDYFYNQGRDEFFKSRIQKYQSTVFRTNMPPGPFITFKPNVVVLLDGKSFPVLFDTSKVEKKDVFTGTYMPSTDLTGGYRVLSYLDPSEPKHALLKQLIFFLLKSRRSHVIPEFHASYEDLFNQLESDLAETGKASFGDANDQAAFNFLARSLFAANPADTKLGQDGPKIVQKWVLFQLGPLLRLGLPQFLEESTIRTFRLPASLIKKDYQRLYDFFYSSSSTVLDEAERLGITRDEACHNLLFATCFNSFGGMKLFFPNIIKWIGRAGVKLHARLAQEIRSAVRDAGGEITMAAMEKMPLMKSVVYEAFRIDPPVPLQFGRAKRDLLIESHDHAFQVKEGDLLFGYQPFATKDPRIFERAEEFVGDRFVGEEGEKLLKHVLWSNGPETESPTLGNKQCAGKDFVTLVSRLLLVEFFLRYDSFDIQVGTSPLGSKVTITSLKRSSF, translated from the coding sequence atggcatcatcgtcttcctcgaCACTCTCCTCCCCATTCCTGGGACTGGAGTTCCCCTCTGCAAGAAAACAACGCTCTTCCAATTACATCCCCTTCATCAGAGCCTCCGTTTCTGAGAAACCACCACCGGCAGTGTCGGTCACCTCCCCCGAGCCCACCAAGCTCCCCATCCGCAAAATCCCCGGTGACTGGGGTTTGCCGGTCATCGGTCCCTTAAAGGACCGTCAAGACTATTTCTACAATCAAGGCCGCGACGAGTTCTTCAAATCCCGCATCCAAAAGTACCAGTCAACGGTCTTCCGTACCAACATGCCTCCCGGTCCCTTCATCACCTTCAAACCAAACGTCGTCGTTCTACTCGACGGCAAGAGCTTCCCCGTCCTCTTCGACACCTCCAAGGTCGAGAAAAAAGATGTTTTCACGGGAACATACATGCCCTCCACCGACCTCACCGGCGGCTACAGAGTCCTCTCCTACCTCGACCCCTCCGAACCCAAACACGCCCTCCTCAAGCAGCTCATCTTTTTCCTCCTCAAGTCCCGACGCTCCCACGTCATCCCGGAGTTCCACGCCTCCTACGAAGACCTCTTCAACCAGCTGGAGTCCGACCTCGCCGAAACCGGCAAAGCCAGCTTCGGCGACGCCAACGACCAAGCCGCGTTCAACTTCCTCGCCCGGTCTCTCTTCGCCGCCAACCCCGCCGACACCAAACTGGGCCAAGACGGCCCAAAGATAGTGCAGAAATGGGTTCTCTTCCAGCTGGGCCCACTCCTCCGCCTGGGTCTCCCTCAGTTTCTGGAAGAATCCACCATTCGCACCTTCCGCCTCCCTGCCTCCCTCATCAAGAAAGACTACCAGAGACTCTACGACTTCTTCTACTCCTCTTCTTCCACCGTCCTCGACGAAGCAGAGCGATTGGGAATCACGCGCGACGAGGCTTGCCACAATCTTTTGTTCGCCACCTGCTTCAACTCCTTCGGCGGGATGAAGCTGTTCTTCCCCAACATCATCAAGTGGATCGGGCGGGCGGGGGTGAAGCTCCATGCGCGCCTGGCGCAGGAGATTCGGTCCGCCGTGAGAGACGCGGGCGGGGAGATCACGATGGCAGCGATGGAGAAGATGCCTCTGATGAAGTCGGTGGTTTACGAAGCCTTCCGCATCGACCCTCCAGTGCCGTTGCAGTTCGGGAGGGCGAAGAGGGACCTTCTGATCGAGAGCCACGATCACGCGTTCCAGGTGAAGGAGGGGGACCTGCTTTTCGGGTACCAACCGTTTGCCACGAAGGATCCTAGGATCTTCGAGAGGGCCGAGGAATTTGTGGGAGACCGGTTCGTTGGGGAAGAAGGGGAGAAGCTCCTGAAACACGTGCTGTGGTCGAATGGACCCGAAACTGAATCTCCCACACTCGGAAACAAGCAATGTGCTGGGAAGGATTTCGTTACCTTAGTCTCAAGGCTTCTTCTTGTCGAGTTTTTTCTCCGCTATGACTCCTTCGATATTCAGGTTGGAACTTCTCCTTTAGGTTCTAAAGTCACCATTACCTCCCTCAAGAGATCAAGCTTTTAG